Proteins from one Fragaria vesca subsp. vesca linkage group LG6, FraVesHawaii_1.0, whole genome shotgun sequence genomic window:
- the LOC101304214 gene encoding probable inactive leucine-rich repeat receptor-like protein kinase At1g66830-like, with the protein MLLIFLVFPAVVLGLNSDGLSLLALKAAIDTDPTRALDSWSESDSSPCHWHGVVCTRDRVTELFLTQKGFNGYLPSELGRLDCLKRLNLARNNFSKPIPAHLFNATTLIALDLSHNSLSGPVPAQIRLLRNLRHLDLSSNLLNGSLPESLTELESLAGTLNLSYNYFSGGVPASYGRLPVLVSLDLRHNNLTGKLPQVGSLVNQGPTAFSGNPRLCGFPLEVPCPEAENPTKTGPDEAQKPLDPNPDLLNGAEGKAKQRGGSVTVPIISGVSLVIGAVSVSVWLLRKKRTTAKEGKMGKDKVEKEAAEDEEGQKGKFVVMDEGFGLELEDLLRASAYVVGKSRSGIVYRVVAGNVGKGLSVKPSVVAVRRLSEGDATWRFKEFESEVEAIGKVVHPNIVRLRAYYYADDEKLLISDFIRNGSLYTALHGWASNSTTPLPWAARLKIAQGSARGLTYIHEYSPRKFVHGNIKSTKILLNEELQPYVSGFGLARLNLGSLKFTSSASRKQSSSQASATSCFTVSTHSTIYLAPEARISGSKFTQKCDVYSFGIVLMEILTGKLPDEGPENSGKGLESLVRKTFREERPLSEIIDPALLQEVYAKKQVVEAFHIALKCTELDPELRPRMKTVSDCLDRIKLQL; encoded by the exons ATGCTTCTCATTTTCCTTGTTTTTCCTGCCGTCGTTTTGGGTCTCAACTCAGACGGGCTCTCCCTCTTAGCCCTCAAAGCCGCCATCGACACCGACCCAACTCGAGCCCTGGACTCGTGGTCTGAGTCCGACTCCTCCCCGTGTCACTGGCACGGCGTCGTTTGCACTCGGGACCGCGTCACAGAGCTGTTCCTCACCCAAAAGGGCTTCAACGGCTACCTCCCCTCCGAACTCGGCCGCCTCGACTGCCTCAAACGACTCAACCTCGCCCGTAACAACTTCTCCAAGCCCATCCCGGCCCACCTCTTCAACGCCACCACCCTCATTGCTCTCGACCTCTCGCACAACTCCCTCTCCGGCCCAGTCCCGGCCCAAATCCGACTCCTCAGGAATCTCCGGCACCTCGACTTGTCCTCCAATCTCCTCAACGGCTCCCTCCCGGAGTCTCTCACCGAGCTCGAAAGCCTCGCCGGGACGTTGAACCTGTCGTATAATTACTTCTCCGGTGGAGTTCCGGCTTCGTATGGCCGGCTTCCGGTTCTGGTTAGCTTGGACCTCCGGCATAATAATCTCACCGGAAAGTTGCCTCAGGTGGGCTCGCTGGTGAACCAAGGCCCGACTGCTTTCTCCGGGAACCCGAGACTGTGTGGGTTCCCGTTGGAGGTTCCTTGCCCGGAAGCCGAGAACCCGACGAAAACCGGACCCGACGAGGCCCAGAAGCCGCTCGACCCGAACCCCGATTTGCTCAATGGGGCGGAAGGGAAGGCCAAGCAGAGAGGTGGGTCGGTGACGGTGCCGATAATCTCCGGCGTTTCGCTGGTGATCGGAGCTGTCTCAGTCTCGGTGTGGCTGCTCCGGAAAAAGAGAACAACGGCCAAGGAGGGTAAAATGGGGAAGGACAAAGTTGAGAAGGAGGCGGCGGAGGATGAGGAGGGGCAGAAGGGTAAATTCGTAGTGATGGACGAGGGGTTTGGGTTGGAGCTGGAGGACTTGCTGAGGGCGTCGGCTTACGTGGTGGGGAAGAGCAGGAGTGGGATCGTCTACAGGGTGGTGGCCGGGAACGTGGGGAAGGGATTGAGTGTGAAGCCGTCGGTTGTGGCGGTTAGGCGGCTGAGCGAGGGTGATGCCACGTGGCGGTTCAAGGAGTTTGAGAGTGAGGTGGAGGCTATTGGGAAGGTGGTGCACCCCAATATCGTGAGGTTGAGAGCTTATTACTATGCGGATGACGAGAAGCTCTTGATTTCTGATTTCATTCGCAATGGAAGCTTGTACACTGCTCTACATG GGTGGGCATCCAATTCTACCACACCGTTACCATGGGCAGCCAGGTTAAAAATTGCTCAGGGGTCCGCTAGAGGTTTGACGTACATACACGAATACAGCCCGAGAAAGTTTGTTCACGGCAACATTAAATCAACAAAAATCCTTCTCAATGAGGAGCTCCAGCCTTACGTATCTGGTTTCGGATTGGCACGTCTTAACCTGGGGTCCTTGAAGTTTACTTCTTCAGCTTCCAGGAAACAGAGTTCAAGCCAAGCCAGTGCAACCTCTTGTTTTACTGTTTCAACTCACTCAACCATTTACTTGGCACCTGAGGCTCGAATTTCTGGCAGCAAGTTTACTCAGAAATGTGATGTGTACTCTTTTGGGATTGTGCTCATGGAGATTTTAACTGGTAAGCTACCAGATGAGGGGCCTGAAAACAGTGGGAAGGGACTAGAGAGTTTGGTGAGGAAAACGTTTAGAGAAGAACGACCCTTGTCCGAGATTATAGACCCTGCACTTCTGCAAGAGGTTTATGCAAAGAAGCAAGTTGTTGAAGCCTTTCACATTGCACTTAAGTGCACTGAACTCGATCCAGAACTGCGTCCTAGGATGAAAACAGTTTCAGACTGTCTTGATCGCATCAAATTGCAGCTTTAA